In Leishmania panamensis strain MHOM/PA/94/PSC-1 chromosome 13 sequence, the genomic stretch AGCCTCAACGTGGCTATCGGCCATCACTCCTTCGCTCCACCACTGTTACGGCAGTACtatggcgacgacgacatccCGCACTGGAGCATCATCGGCTCCTCCGTCATCACGGACGACTACGTGCGGCTCACGGGTGACCAGAAGGGTCAGGTAGGTCATCTGTGGAACACGGAACCGCTGGATATGGATGCCTTTGAGATAGTCGTAGGATTCCGGGTCCACCGGCCAGTTGGCGGCGACCGCGCGGACGGATTcggggtgtgggtggcgcagccgcctcgctTTGACGGCGCCATCTTTGGCCGCCCGCCTACGTTCAGCGGTTTTGGAATTTTGTTCGACTCGTACGACAACGACAAACGCCGCGACAACCCGATGGTGAGCCTTGTGTACAACGACGGCTCCAGCACAAAGCGCTTTGATCCTGATAAGGACTTCATGGGCGACAGTGTGGCGAGCTGCGTTTTCGACTACCTCGACGTTTCCCCACCGGACATGGCCACCATGCGCATGGTGTACTTGAAGGGCGAGCTTCAGCTGCACCTCTCCAAAAACAGCGAGGCCACAGAGACAGAGTGCTTAAGAGTCACTAAACTGCCGCTCCCGGCGGGCAAAGTgcacctctccttctccgcccaGACCGGTGATGTGTCGGGGATCCACGACATCTTGTttgtgcatctctctcccttgatGGAGGTAAAGTACGACCACGATGTGCAGCAGACGATGGTGCCGCCCAGTGAGAGGCACGACGCGCAACTTTACAACAACGACGCGATGAACAACCGCCCAATCACAGAGGAGACGCAGCCGGCACCCCAGGAGACGCAACCAGCACCCCAGGAGACGCAGCCGGCAACCCAGGAGACGCAGCCGGCAACCCAGGAGACGCAGCCGTCTACGCAACCCTCCACCGACCCCGGCCTAATGGAGCGACAGCGCATCGAAGAGTTGGAGAGGAAGCTAGAAGAGCTCCAGCGCCGCAACGAGGATGATGAAGACGAGGACGAGTATGAGGATTACGACGATGACGGTCACAACAAACGACGCCGCGTGCGACGCGTGCGCCGTACACGCACGCCCCGTCGTAACCGTGATCGGTACGATGActaggagagggaggaggggcagaaGTGAGGGGGCGGCGTCTTTGTGCTGTGTACTtgagtttgtgtgtgtgtgtgtgtgcttgcgtgcATCTAGGATGTGTGGAGTGAAATTTCAAGCTTGCAATGACAGGGCATGAGTCGTTctgttttccccctttcctttttcgtGCCTGCCATCGCTCTCCGCAACTTCTTCCAttgcctcctcgccctccctctctctcatctgacgttctcgctctcttcgcgcgcgcgcgtttgtgtgtgtgtgtgtgtcagtacggtggctgccgctgctgccgtccttcttttcgttttcctcgCATTTTCGTTTTGGTGTCACGTCGGTCGGTGTGCACATGTGTGGCTGTCTGGCGACGCCTCCACTTCGCTATGCCGTCTCACCTGTTTGTTGGCTTCTCTGTGCACGGTGTGTCAGCTGCAGTGCAATCAACCACAGTTTCGAAGTCTCTGTGAAGTAGTGAGCCCCTCtgtcagtgtgtgtgtgtgtgtgcgttgaaTGGACCACATCTGCATCGGGAGTTGGCGGTCTTGGTGAGAGTGGTACGGGGGTTTTACCACGTGCTGtactcctcttcctctcgcagCCTCCGCAGCACTCAAAACTCACCCCCACATACCTATATACATGCAGAGTCACACGAACGCATCAGCAAGCGACGACTCGCCCTCTATCTCTTCTCCGCCGACAGACACAAGAACAGCAACGCGCGTTCTTCTGTGCTTCATTGTATCTCATGCGAGCTCACTGGCGGTGTATCTTCGCTGGCTCACGACGTTTCCcctgtttctctccttccaccTCTTTCTATGTCGGGTGTCTATCTTgacccttcccccctttcttctttccacccacatccacacaccacAACCACCCATCTACGCCATgtgcatgcatgcgtgtgcatctgtgcgtGCCGCCTTGATGTGAAATCCTCGCCTGCGTGATGACGCCCCAGTGTATGCGAGAGtcacgctctctcttcccttccccccctccttacTGTGCAGGCTCCTACCAACACCGGCAGCGCCTGTGCGCAGACTCGTACCTGCGCTTCCTTCACCTTTGAGTGGTCCCGAGAGTCTTGACAAGGGTAGTCGCCTGCGCAAAGGATGGGCCGCGGGTACAGTGCCACCCGCAGCAAGAGCGGCCGTCCCACGCTGCGGATGAAGCGGTCCCGTTCCATGTCTCTGCACGCGCTGAAGAAGAACATGAATGCGCGTGAGGCGGTCAAGGCGGGCcacaacggcagcgccgaggcgtcgtcgtcgtcgtctgaCGCGGCGGCTGAGGTATCACGCAAGACTCTCAAAGTGATGCGCCAGCGTCGCGCGCCGTCGTTGTCCCTCGCTGTAACGGGCACAACCACCGTCGCTGCGAAGGCAACCACGACGGGTGCGGCAACCAAGAAAAAGTCAGTTGACGGCCGCCGTTGCACCGCCATACGCAGTGCCGGCACTCGTTCGCAGTCCACCGCCTTTCGCCGCAACCTGGAAGACCTCGAGAAGCAGTTCAATGACGCCATGGAGGCCAGcgaggatgaagaggagaCCGTCATGAACGCCACGACCATGACCAAGTATAAGGAGTGCGGCCGCGTTGTCGATGCCGTGCTGGATCAgctcgcagcggcgtgcGTACCCGGCGCGAACACAAAGACACTGTGTGACGCAGGCGACGAGGAGATCGCGAGCCGACTGAAGGGGCTGTTCGTAAAGACCAAAGACGCGGCTGGAAAGCGGCTGGCGCGCGGCATCTCGTATCCGACGAACGTGTCTGTGAACGAGATACTCTGCAACGACAGCCCGTACCGCGTGGAGGACGGCACCATCTTGAAGGACGGCGATGTCGTGAAGCTGCACGTCGGCTGCCACCTCGACGGATACCCAGTGAGCGCCGCACGCACCGTCGTCGTTACCACGAGAGCGGCTCCCACAGCTATggagagcgacgaggaggaggcgccgaagaagagcagcggcatgaCAGggatgtcgtcgtcgcggACGGCCGCTGGCAACGTTATCGAAGCGGCTCGCGTAGCGCTGCTTGCGATGATACACGCGCTCCGTCCTGGCGCACTCAACGCCGACATCACCGACCTGATCGCGGCTGTGGGGCATCACTACGGTgtgcaggcggtggagggcGTGCTGTCGAGCCGCAGCAAACGGTGGGTCCCGGATAGCATCGACTGTATCATTGCGCGTCGCGTGACGAGCAGGGACCCGCACCAGGACGTGGGGGACTGCGAGGTGGATGCGCATCAGGTGTGGTGCCTCGACGTCGCCTTCACTAACTATGACAGCTACCGTATCACGCTAGCTGAGAAGCCCGTGACGATGTTCCGTCGCACCCCTGCCGACTTCGCCGCGGACGCGCGGGTGAAGCAGGCGAAtgagacgctgcaggagatcACCAACGCACATTTCTGTTTCCCCTTTCACTTCAAGAGCCTCGCGAACCCGCTGAAAGGGAGGCTCGGCATCCACGTGCTGCAGAAGGCGGGCGTGGTGGACAAGCTCCCCCCGCTGCGCACGAAGCACGGCTACGTGACGGCGCGGTTTAGCGCGAccgtggcggtgacggcgaaGCGTGTGACGATGCTCTGTGGCGCGCCGCCCACCGCTCCTGTGGGGATGCCACCGGCAATGCGGCCGACCATATCGGAGGACACGTTGGCTGCCGA encodes the following:
- a CDS encoding lectin, putative (TriTrypDB/GeneDB-style sysID: LpmP.13.0560); amino-acid sequence: MPHTYLAGERRSRRCTWWTVGAYAVVLLAIGSGGLLVATADPVPKLTSKQEQRSLNVAIGHHSFAPPLLRQYYGDDDIPHWSIIGSSVITDDYVRLTGDQKGQVGHLWNTEPLDMDAFEIVVGFRVHRPVGGDRADGFGVWVAQPPRFDGAIFGRPPTFSGFGILFDSYDNDKRRDNPMVSLVYNDGSSTKRFDPDKDFMGDSVASCVFDYLDVSPPDMATMRMVYLKGELQLHLSKNSEATETECLRVTKLPLPAGKVHLSFSAQTGDVSGIHDILFVHLSPLMEVKYDHDVQQTMVPPSERHDAQLYNNDAMNNRPITEETQPAPQETQPAPQETQPATQETQPATQETQPSTQPSTDPGLMERQRIEELERKLEELQRRNEDDEDEDEYEDYDDDGHNKRRRVRRVRRTRTPRRNRDRYDD
- a CDS encoding peptidase M24-like protein (TriTrypDB/GeneDB-style sysID: LpmP.13.0570), with product MGRGYSATRSKSGRPTLRMKRSRSMSLHALKKNMNAREAVKAGHNGSAEASSSSSDAAAEVSRKTLKVMRQRRAPSLSLAVTGTTTVAAKATTTGAATKKKSVDGRRCTAIRSAGTRSQSTAFRRNLEDLEKQFNDAMEASEDEEETVMNATTMTKYKECGRVVDAVLDQLAAACVPGANTKTLCDAGDEEIASRLKGLFVKTKDAAGKRLARGISYPTNVSVNEILCNDSPYRVEDGTILKDGDVVKLHVGCHLDGYPVSAARTVVVTTRAAPTAMESDEEEAPKKSSGMTGMSSSRTAAGNVIEAARVALLAMIHALRPGALNADITDLIAAVGHHYGVQAVEGVLSSRSKRWVPDSIDCIIARRVTSRDPHQDVGDCEVDAHQVWCLDVAFTNYDSYRITLAEKPVTMFRRTPADFAADARVKQANETLQEITNAHFCFPFHFKSLANPLKGRLGIHVLQKAGVVDKLPPLRTKHGYVTARFSATVAVTAKRVTMLCGAPPTAPVGMPPAMRPTISEDTLAAEVLALLRRPYEFADVRAAVMAKGTKDQSSPATKRMRVEAMESEE